The Sebaldella sp. S0638 genome has a segment encoding these proteins:
- a CDS encoding PFL family protein, translating to MLLLPDEILETINMISMYSLDVRTVTMGISLLDCIDPSAEKTAENIYNKIVKYGKNLVEYADEISSKYNVPIVNKRVSVTPIAIIGNSTDAEDYTIFAEALDKAATEIGIDFIGGFSALVDKGFTKGDIRLINSIPKALSSTAKVCSSVNVGSTKSGINLDAIKMMGKTVKELAALSADQDGLAAAKFVVFTNAVPDNPFMAGAFHGVENADVVLNVGISGPGVVRHALAQVDKKAKIDEIIETIKKISFKITRMGELIGREVANKLDIEFGIIDLSLAPTPAVGDSVANVLEEFGLESVGAYGTTFALAILNDAVKKGGAMAASRVGGLTGAFIPVSEDQGMIAATSKGYLTLEKLEAMTCVCSVGLDMIAIPGDTTEAVISGIIADEMAIGMINSKTTAVRIIPVPGKKAGDRVVFGGLLGEADIININNLDCSVLIDRGGKVAPPIQALKN from the coding sequence ATGTTATTACTCCCTGATGAGATATTGGAAACAATAAATATGATTAGTATGTATAGTCTAGATGTAAGAACAGTAACTATGGGAATCAGTCTTTTGGACTGTATAGATCCCAGTGCTGAAAAAACAGCAGAGAATATATATAACAAAATAGTAAAATATGGAAAAAATCTTGTGGAATATGCAGATGAAATATCAAGCAAATATAATGTTCCTATAGTAAATAAAAGAGTATCCGTTACTCCTATTGCTATTATCGGGAATTCCACAGATGCCGAAGACTATACTATCTTTGCAGAGGCACTTGACAAAGCCGCAACAGAAATAGGAATAGACTTCATAGGAGGTTTTTCTGCTTTAGTTGATAAGGGATTTACAAAAGGGGATATAAGGTTAATTAACAGTATACCAAAGGCACTAAGCAGTACGGCAAAAGTCTGCTCTTCAGTTAATGTAGGATCAACTAAGTCAGGAATAAATCTGGATGCCATAAAGATGATGGGGAAAACTGTAAAAGAACTGGCAGCTCTTTCTGCTGATCAGGACGGTCTTGCAGCAGCAAAATTCGTGGTATTTACTAATGCTGTACCTGATAACCCATTTATGGCAGGAGCTTTTCACGGGGTAGAAAATGCTGATGTAGTATTGAATGTGGGAATAAGCGGTCCCGGAGTGGTAAGACATGCTCTTGCACAGGTAGATAAAAAAGCAAAAATAGATGAAATAATAGAAACAATAAAGAAAATAAGCTTTAAAATAACAAGAATGGGTGAACTTATCGGAAGAGAAGTAGCAAATAAGCTGGATATAGAATTTGGAATTATTGACTTATCTCTTGCACCTACTCCGGCGGTAGGAGACAGTGTCGCCAATGTTCTTGAGGAATTCGGGCTGGAATCAGTAGGAGCTTACGGAACTACTTTTGCTCTTGCCATATTAAATGATGCTGTAAAAAAAGGCGGAGCAATGGCAGCAAGCAGAGTAGGAGGACTAACAGGAGCATTTATTCCTGTAAGTGAAGATCAGGGAATGATAGCTGCTACAAGTAAGGGATATCTTACACTGGAAAAGCTAGAAGCAATGACTTGTGTATGTTCTGTGGGGCTGGATATGATAGCAATTCCGGGAGATACCACAGAAGCAGTAATTTCAGGAATTATAGCAGATGAAATGGCAATAGGAATGATAAACAGCAAGACAACAGCAGTAAGAATCATACCTGTACCCGGTAAAAAAGCAGGAGACAGGGTTGTTTTCGGAGGTCTGCTTGGAGAAGCTGATATTATAAATATAAATAATCTGGACTGTTCTGTTCTTATAGACAGAGGCGGGAAAGTAGCTCCGCCGATACAGGCTCTGAAAAATTAA
- a CDS encoding ACT domain-containing protein, which translates to MDGKVVVTVMGADKTGIVAGVSAKLNELDINIIDISQTIFENEIFAMIMLTEVKNNQRSIEDIQKEFKVIEENLKVKIFIQHEDIFKAMHRI; encoded by the coding sequence ATGGACGGTAAAGTAGTAGTAACTGTAATGGGAGCAGACAAAACAGGAATCGTAGCCGGTGTATCTGCAAAGTTAAATGAACTGGATATAAATATAATTGATATATCACAGACAATTTTTGAAAATGAGATATTCGCGATGATAATGCTTACTGAAGTAAAAAATAATCAGAGAAGTATAGAGGATATACAAAAAGAGTTCAAGGTAATAGAAGAAAATTTAAAAGTGAAAATATTTATACAGCATGAAGATATTTTCAAAGCAATGCACAGAATATAA
- the mnmG gene encoding tRNA uridine-5-carboxymethylaminomethyl(34) synthesis enzyme MnmG, whose product MNTDYDVIVVGAGHAGVEAALASARLGMKTALFTIFIDNIAMMSCNPSIGGPGKSHLVSELGMLGGEMARHIDSYNLQLKNLNHTKGLAARITRAQADKYWYRIKMREIVEKQENLELVQGIVTDLILDGKKVIGVKDQVGIEYGAKAVILCTGTFLKGRFIIGDVKYEAGRQGEQSSEELSDRLREYGFEVDRYQTATPPRIDKRTINFSEIEELKGEENPRYFSYYTTKEENSVMPTWLTYTTPETIKVASELLKYSPIVTGIVSSKGPRHCPSLDRKVLRFPEKTDHQIFLEQESTESNEIYINGFTTAMPPFAQDAMLKTIKGLENAKIMRYGYAVEYDYIPANQLKLTLETKILENLYTAGTINGTSGYEEAAVQGFIASVNAARKIKGESPVIIDRSEGYIGVLVDDIINKDTPEPYRVLPSRAEYRLTLRQDNVFLRLLDKAKEIGILDKEKLKELENARDDIEKEIERLKSITIYPTKQNNEILVSQGHDTMNSPVSAFEFLARKEMTYEGLEKFMEIVELSKLVKEQVEINSKYKIFIDREKNQIEKFKKLEEMVIPSDINYEEIKGISNIAISGLVYSQPETIGQASRISGITHNDITLLLAFIKGKND is encoded by the coding sequence GCTTGGGATGCTCGGGGGAGAAATGGCAAGACACATAGACAGCTATAACCTGCAGCTGAAAAATCTGAATCACACTAAAGGGCTTGCAGCAAGGATAACAAGAGCACAGGCTGATAAGTACTGGTACAGAATAAAAATGAGAGAAATAGTGGAAAAACAGGAAAATCTGGAATTAGTACAGGGAATAGTGACAGATTTGATTCTTGACGGGAAAAAAGTCATAGGGGTAAAAGATCAGGTAGGAATAGAATATGGTGCAAAGGCTGTTATACTATGTACAGGGACATTTTTAAAAGGAAGATTTATAATTGGTGATGTAAAGTATGAAGCAGGAAGACAGGGAGAACAATCAAGCGAGGAGCTATCAGACAGACTTCGTGAATACGGCTTTGAGGTAGACAGATATCAGACAGCAACACCACCGCGGATAGATAAAAGAACAATAAATTTTTCAGAGATAGAAGAACTGAAAGGTGAAGAAAACCCGAGATATTTTTCATACTATACTACAAAAGAAGAAAATTCTGTAATGCCCACATGGCTCACTTATACAACACCTGAAACAATAAAGGTAGCAAGCGAGCTTTTGAAATACTCTCCAATAGTAACAGGAATAGTAAGCTCAAAAGGTCCGAGACACTGCCCTTCGCTTGACAGAAAAGTTTTGAGATTTCCTGAGAAAACTGATCATCAGATATTTTTGGAGCAGGAAAGTACAGAATCAAATGAAATATATATAAACGGCTTTACCACGGCAATGCCTCCCTTTGCACAGGACGCCATGCTAAAGACAATAAAAGGTCTTGAGAATGCCAAAATAATGAGATACGGATATGCTGTAGAATATGATTATATACCGGCGAATCAGTTGAAACTGACACTTGAAACAAAAATACTGGAAAATCTTTATACAGCAGGAACAATTAACGGTACCAGCGGATATGAAGAAGCTGCGGTTCAGGGATTTATAGCATCTGTTAATGCTGCGAGAAAGATAAAAGGAGAGTCACCTGTTATTATTGACAGAAGTGAGGGATATATAGGAGTTCTTGTGGATGATATAATAAATAAAGATACTCCGGAGCCATACAGAGTTCTCCCTTCAAGGGCAGAATACAGACTGACGCTGAGACAGGATAACGTTTTCCTGAGATTACTGGATAAAGCCAAGGAAATAGGTATTCTTGATAAAGAAAAGCTGAAAGAACTGGAAAATGCAAGAGATGATATAGAAAAAGAGATAGAAAGACTAAAAAGTATAACAATTTATCCCACAAAGCAAAATAATGAAATATTAGTATCACAAGGTCATGATACTATGAACAGTCCTGTTTCAGCCTTTGAATTTCTTGCAAGGAAAGAAATGACATATGAAGGTCTGGAGAAATTTATGGAAATTGTGGAATTATCAAAGCTTGTAAAAGAACAGGTGGAAATTAATTCCAAGTATAAGATTTTTATAGACAGGGAAAAAAATCAGATTGAAAAATTCAAGAAACTGGAAGAGATGGTAATTCCTTCTGATATTAACTATGAAGAGATCAAAGGAATAAGTAATATAGCAATTTCAGGACTTGTATATTCACAGCCGGAGACAATAGGGCAGGCAAGCAGAATAAGCGGAATAACACATAATGATATTACACTGCTGCTGGCTTTTATAAAAGGAAAAAATGATTAA